From one Tsukamurella tyrosinosolvens genomic stretch:
- a CDS encoding glycosyltransferase family 4 protein: MPRTLLVTNDFPPRPGGIQTYLQAFVRQLPADELVVYASRWRGSEEYDAAQPFEVVRHPTTLLLPTPDAFSRARDLVRSRDIETVWFGAAAPLALLGAPLKDAGALRTVASTHGHEVGWSMLPPSRACLRRIGDTTDVTTYVSKYTRGRFAAAFGPRAALEHLPPGVDTDVFRPDDAARSALRARYGLGEDEPVVLCLSRLVPRKGQDMLIRALPRIRAQVPGAKLMIVGGGPYAETLHTLARRTGVDEQVIFTGSVPFDELAAHHNVGDVFAMPCRTRGAGLDVEGLGIVFLEASATGKPVVAGDSGGAPETVWEGESGHVVPGRDVEAIADAVAGLLADPDRAATMGARGRELVAEHFDWRRLGHRLQTLLNPF; encoded by the coding sequence ATGCCGCGCACGCTGCTGGTCACCAACGACTTCCCGCCCCGACCCGGAGGCATCCAGACCTACCTGCAGGCCTTCGTCCGGCAGCTGCCCGCCGACGAACTGGTGGTCTACGCCTCGCGCTGGCGTGGCAGCGAGGAGTACGACGCCGCGCAGCCCTTCGAGGTGGTCCGCCACCCGACGACGCTGCTGCTGCCCACCCCCGACGCCTTCTCCCGCGCCCGGGACCTGGTGCGCTCCCGCGACATCGAGACCGTGTGGTTCGGCGCCGCCGCGCCGCTCGCCCTGCTCGGCGCCCCGCTCAAGGACGCCGGCGCGCTCCGCACCGTCGCGTCCACCCACGGCCACGAGGTGGGCTGGTCGATGCTGCCGCCGTCGCGCGCCTGCCTGCGCCGCATCGGCGACACCACGGACGTGACCACCTACGTCAGCAAGTACACCCGCGGCCGGTTCGCCGCGGCCTTCGGCCCGCGGGCCGCGCTGGAGCACCTCCCGCCCGGCGTCGACACCGACGTCTTCCGGCCCGACGATGCCGCCCGCTCGGCCCTGCGCGCCCGCTACGGCCTCGGGGAGGACGAGCCCGTCGTGCTGTGCCTGTCGCGGCTGGTGCCGCGCAAGGGGCAGGACATGCTGATCCGCGCCCTGCCGCGGATCCGGGCGCAGGTGCCCGGCGCCAAGCTGATGATCGTGGGCGGCGGGCCGTACGCGGAGACGCTGCACACGCTCGCGCGCCGGACCGGCGTCGACGAGCAGGTGATCTTCACCGGATCCGTGCCGTTCGACGAGCTCGCGGCGCACCACAACGTCGGCGACGTCTTCGCCATGCCGTGCCGCACCCGCGGCGCCGGCCTCGACGTGGAGGGCCTCGGCATCGTCTTCCTCGAGGCGTCCGCGACCGGGAAGCCCGTCGTGGCGGGCGATTCCGGCGGCGCGCCGGAGACCGTGTGGGAGGGCGAGTCGGGCCACGTCGTGCCCGGCCGTGACGTCGAGGCCATCGCCGACGCCGTCGCGGGCCTCCTCGCCGACCCCGACCGGGCCGCGACGATGGGCGCTCGCGGGCGCGAGCTGGTCGCCGAGCACTTCGA
- a CDS encoding acyl-CoA dehydrogenase family protein produces MSAFLLNPQTADYAHFDEETRRLLRATVDFFESYGKQRLLQADLDADWVTDFLAFEKREKLFATFLTPAAYADGDPNRRWDAARNAALSEILGFYGLSYWYAEQVTILGLGPIWMSANEDAKRKAARQLADGGVMAFGLSERAHGADVYDTDMILTPTGDGGFTASGTKYYIGNGNVAGMVSVFGRRADVEGPEGYVFFAADSAHPAYELIDNVVHSQMFVSTFALHDYPVTAADVLHTGPDAFAAALNTVNVGKFNLCHGAIGIGEHAFYEAITHANNRILYGHPVTDFSHVRANFVDAYARLAAMKLFSDRSVDYFRSASREDRRYLLFNPMTKSKVTSEGEKVVTLLLDVIAAKGYEKTTYFHQANRYIGWMPRLEGTVHVNVAQILKYMPNYLLNPAEYPGIGTRLDPADDAFFFAQGPLGGASKVPFADWTTAYEAAADEPNVAIFYEQAKALREFLLTAAPDKEQAEDLDFVLNVGHLFSLVVYGQLILEQAALTGLDRSLLSRIFDLQIRDFSAYAVGLYGKPGATPAQQQWALDAVRRPVADPATFDRVWEQVAAYDGAYEMRP; encoded by the coding sequence ATGTCCGCTTTCCTGCTGAACCCGCAAACGGCCGACTACGCGCACTTCGATGAGGAGACGCGCCGCCTGCTCCGGGCGACCGTCGACTTCTTCGAGTCCTACGGGAAGCAGCGGCTCCTGCAGGCGGACCTGGACGCCGACTGGGTCACGGACTTCCTCGCGTTCGAGAAGCGCGAGAAGCTCTTCGCCACGTTCCTCACGCCCGCGGCCTACGCCGACGGCGACCCGAACCGCCGCTGGGACGCGGCGCGCAACGCCGCGCTCAGCGAGATCCTCGGCTTCTACGGCCTGTCCTACTGGTACGCCGAGCAGGTCACCATCCTCGGCCTCGGCCCGATCTGGATGAGCGCCAACGAGGACGCCAAGCGCAAGGCCGCGCGACAGTTGGCCGACGGCGGCGTCATGGCCTTCGGGCTGTCCGAGCGCGCGCACGGCGCCGACGTCTACGACACGGACATGATCCTGACCCCGACGGGCGACGGCGGCTTCACCGCCTCGGGCACCAAGTACTACATCGGCAACGGCAACGTCGCCGGGATGGTCTCGGTGTTCGGCCGGCGCGCGGACGTGGAGGGGCCGGAGGGCTACGTCTTCTTCGCCGCCGACAGCGCCCATCCCGCCTACGAGCTGATCGACAACGTCGTCCACTCGCAGATGTTCGTCTCGACCTTCGCCCTGCACGACTACCCGGTGACCGCCGCCGACGTCCTGCACACCGGCCCCGACGCCTTCGCCGCCGCGCTGAACACCGTCAACGTCGGCAAGTTCAACCTCTGTCACGGCGCCATCGGCATCGGTGAGCACGCCTTCTACGAGGCGATCACCCACGCCAACAACCGGATCCTCTACGGCCACCCCGTCACCGACTTCAGCCACGTGCGTGCCAACTTCGTCGACGCCTACGCGCGGCTCGCCGCCATGAAGCTGTTCAGCGACCGGTCCGTCGACTACTTCCGCAGCGCCAGCCGCGAGGACCGCCGGTACCTGTTGTTCAACCCGATGACGAAGTCGAAGGTCACGTCCGAGGGGGAGAAGGTCGTGACCCTGCTGCTCGACGTGATCGCGGCGAAGGGCTACGAGAAGACGACGTACTTCCACCAGGCCAACCGGTACATCGGGTGGATGCCCCGGCTCGAGGGCACCGTGCACGTCAACGTCGCGCAGATCCTCAAGTACATGCCCAATTACCTGCTCAATCCGGCGGAGTACCCCGGGATCGGCACCCGTCTCGATCCCGCCGACGACGCGTTCTTCTTCGCGCAGGGCCCGCTGGGCGGCGCGAGCAAGGTGCCGTTCGCGGACTGGACGACGGCGTACGAGGCCGCGGCCGACGAGCCCAACGTCGCGATCTTCTACGAGCAGGCGAAGGCGCTGCGCGAGTTCCTGCTCACCGCGGCGCCCGACAAGGAGCAGGCCGAGGACCTCGACTTCGTCCTCAACGTCGGCCACCTCTTCTCGCTCGTCGTCTACGGCCAGCTGATCCTGGAGCAGGCCGCGCTCACGGGACTGGATCGGAGCCTGCTCAGCCGCATCTTCGACCTGCAGATCCGCGACTTCTCGGCGTACGCCGTCGGCCTGTACGGCAAGCCCGGCGCCACCCCGGCGCAGCAGCAGTGGGCGCTCGACGCGGTGCGGCGCCCCGTCGCCGATCCGGCGACCTTCGACCGGGTGTGGGAGCAGGTCGCCGCCTACGACGGCGCCTACGAGATGCGCCCCTGA
- a CDS encoding NlpC/P60 family protein has protein sequence MSSTSPSRSLVLRGSAASAVVALVAGLTVTGSATADPDTADAALKQYEALSEQASGTNEAAKAAQEDAEKATAAKRAADATLVAAKREVAAVQARKAALQPQIDAVVVANYKGSRTNRTYALLVSDSPQQMLDQMSTLDFVNRDVVATVDAYKKSKAAADSAATRAADAAKSAEDTRTEAERKAADLKQKKSRLAQEIARIKAIYDRLTGAQRQTLIGPPTPFDPSKVPPGSTAELAAVRAALTRVGSPYAWGGTGPGQFDCSGLMVWAYQQSGKSLPRTSQAQLNGGRQVSRGELQPGDIIVYYSAATHVGMYVGDGKVVHASTFGVPVQVVPIDAAGPYNSAVRY, from the coding sequence GTGTCATCGACCTCCCCCTCCCGCTCGCTCGTGCTGCGCGGTTCCGCCGCGTCGGCCGTGGTCGCCCTGGTGGCCGGGCTGACCGTCACCGGTAGCGCGACCGCGGACCCCGACACCGCCGACGCCGCGCTGAAGCAGTACGAGGCGCTCTCGGAGCAGGCCTCCGGCACCAACGAGGCCGCGAAGGCCGCGCAGGAGGACGCCGAGAAGGCCACCGCCGCCAAGCGTGCGGCCGACGCCACGCTCGTGGCGGCGAAGCGCGAGGTCGCCGCGGTCCAGGCGCGGAAGGCCGCGCTGCAGCCCCAGATCGATGCGGTCGTCGTCGCCAACTACAAGGGCTCGCGCACCAATCGCACGTACGCGCTGCTCGTCAGCGATTCGCCGCAGCAGATGCTCGACCAGATGTCGACGCTCGACTTCGTCAACCGCGACGTCGTCGCCACCGTCGACGCCTACAAGAAGTCGAAGGCCGCGGCCGATTCCGCGGCCACCCGCGCCGCAGACGCCGCCAAGTCGGCCGAGGACACCCGCACCGAGGCCGAGCGCAAGGCCGCCGATCTCAAGCAGAAGAAGTCGCGGCTGGCGCAGGAGATCGCCCGGATCAAGGCGATCTACGACCGGCTCACCGGCGCCCAGCGGCAGACGCTGATCGGTCCTCCGACGCCGTTCGACCCCAGCAAGGTCCCGCCGGGGAGCACCGCCGAGCTCGCCGCCGTGCGGGCCGCGCTGACCCGTGTCGGCAGCCCCTATGCGTGGGGCGGCACCGGCCCCGGCCAGTTCGACTGCTCGGGCTTGATGGTCTGGGCGTACCAGCAGTCCGGCAAGTCCCTGCCGCGCACCTCGCAGGCGCAACTCAACGGCGGCCGCCAGGTCTCCCGCGGCGAGTTGCAGCCCGGCGACATCATCGTCTACTACTCCGCCGCCACCCACGTCGGCATGTACGTCGGCGACGGAAAGGTCGTGCACGCCTCGACCTTCGGCGTCCCGGTGCAGGTCGTTCCGATCGACGCCGCGGGCCCGTACAACTCGGCGGTCCGCTACTAG
- a CDS encoding C40 family peptidase: protein MAKHRLQPQPSKGATVARGALAAGAVTIGTLAAPTAAFAAPAPAAPAPVAPKAKPAPAPGVKPAVAAGKAKPAAKPAQSVASRNTAARPNVVSGVAIAPKPGVTTVAGAQPGGAKAKVVQAALSRTGLPYSYGSAGPNSFDCSGLVYWSMKQAGITVPRDSYGQLGGGRSIPISDLQAGDIVIYNGGSHAALYIGNGKVVHSVNYGIPVKVSPLNEMSVYSARRY from the coding sequence GTGGCGAAACACCGACTTCAGCCGCAGCCCAGCAAGGGTGCCACCGTCGCCCGCGGTGCGCTCGCAGCGGGCGCCGTGACCATCGGTACGCTCGCGGCCCCCACGGCCGCCTTCGCAGCGCCCGCCCCCGCGGCGCCGGCGCCGGTCGCGCCCAAGGCGAAGCCCGCACCCGCGCCGGGCGTGAAGCCCGCCGTCGCCGCCGGGAAGGCCAAGCCGGCCGCGAAGCCCGCGCAGAGCGTCGCCAGCCGCAACACCGCGGCACGGCCCAACGTCGTCAGCGGCGTCGCGATCGCCCCGAAGCCGGGCGTCACCACCGTCGCCGGCGCGCAGCCGGGCGGCGCGAAGGCCAAGGTCGTGCAGGCCGCGCTGTCGCGCACCGGCCTGCCCTACTCGTACGGCTCGGCGGGCCCCAACTCGTTCGACTGCTCGGGCCTCGTCTACTGGTCCATGAAGCAGGCAGGCATCACCGTGCCGCGCGACAGCTACGGCCAGCTCGGCGGCGGTCGCTCGATCCCGATCTCGGACCTCCAGGCCGGCGACATCGTGATCTACAACGGCGGCAGCCATGCGGCGCTGTACATCGGCAACGGCAAGGTCGTGCACTCGGTGAACTACGGCATCCCCGTCAAGGTGAGCCCGCTCAACGAGATGTCGGTCTACTCCGCTCGTCGTTACTGA
- a CDS encoding DEDD exonuclease domain-containing protein, whose translation MQLSLDDCETGIVDPPLREVTFVVVDLETTGGSPKGGDAITEIGAVKVRGGEVLGEFATLVDPGCGISPHITHLTGITTAMVTGAPRIESVLPSFLEFAHGAVLVAHNARFDLGFLKAAAAATGTPWPKPASLCTVQLARRVLTRDEAPSVKLSELARLFRTETTPTHRALDDARATVEVLHGLIGRVGNLGIHTLGELRGHLPSVTPQQRAKRHLADPLPERPGVYLFRGPGNEVLYVGTSGNLRRRVRSYFTSGETRGRIKEMVGLAERVDHVECAHALEAAARELRLIAAHTPPYNRRSKYPKRGWWICLTAEAFPRLAVKRSAPAGAACIGPVRSRTDAADLAELLAEACGLRTCTTRLRAGAVHTCALGPDGARPLGGCQASVALPEPAALYRPRADRAAAALTGRSSEVFTALEARLATLAEREFFESAARLRDRTAQLVDAVARSHALVAFADVPELSIAHPDGAGGWELSIVRHGRLAAAGVAPRGVPPMPVFDRLRAGAESVYAAHGEACAAPDVPDTLFPSDTLHGASPEEAALLRRWALRPGTRIVDVQGMWGEPVAGAGRWLAWAGRASEAGRDARAAAAHPRGPARQYSEEATHAA comes from the coding sequence ATGCAGCTCAGCCTGGACGATTGCGAGACGGGCATCGTCGACCCGCCCCTGCGGGAGGTGACGTTCGTCGTGGTCGACCTGGAGACCACGGGCGGCTCCCCCAAGGGTGGGGACGCGATCACCGAGATCGGCGCGGTCAAGGTGCGCGGCGGCGAGGTCCTGGGCGAGTTCGCGACGCTGGTGGACCCGGGCTGCGGGATCTCCCCGCACATCACCCATCTCACCGGCATCACCACGGCGATGGTCACCGGGGCACCGCGGATCGAGTCCGTCCTCCCCTCGTTCCTCGAGTTCGCGCACGGCGCCGTCCTGGTCGCGCACAACGCCCGGTTCGACCTCGGCTTCCTCAAGGCCGCCGCGGCCGCCACCGGCACCCCGTGGCCGAAGCCGGCGTCGCTGTGCACCGTGCAGCTGGCACGGCGCGTGCTCACTCGGGACGAGGCACCGTCGGTCAAGCTGAGCGAGCTCGCGCGCCTGTTCCGCACCGAGACCACCCCCACGCACCGCGCGCTCGACGACGCGCGGGCCACCGTCGAGGTGCTGCACGGGCTGATCGGCCGCGTGGGCAACCTGGGCATCCACACGCTCGGGGAGCTGCGCGGGCACCTCCCGTCGGTGACGCCGCAGCAGCGGGCCAAGCGCCACCTCGCGGATCCGCTGCCGGAACGGCCGGGCGTGTACCTGTTCCGCGGGCCGGGGAACGAGGTGCTGTACGTCGGCACGTCGGGGAACCTGCGGCGCCGGGTGCGCAGCTACTTCACGTCGGGCGAGACGCGGGGCCGGATCAAGGAGATGGTGGGCCTCGCGGAGCGGGTGGACCACGTGGAATGCGCGCACGCGCTCGAGGCGGCGGCGCGCGAACTGCGGCTCATCGCCGCGCACACTCCCCCGTACAACCGCCGGTCGAAGTACCCCAAGCGCGGCTGGTGGATCTGCCTCACCGCCGAGGCCTTCCCCCGGCTCGCCGTGAAGCGCTCCGCGCCGGCGGGGGCCGCGTGCATCGGGCCGGTGCGCTCGCGGACCGACGCCGCCGATCTCGCGGAGCTGCTCGCCGAGGCGTGCGGCCTCCGCACGTGCACCACCCGGCTGCGGGCCGGGGCGGTCCACACCTGCGCCCTGGGGCCCGACGGTGCGCGTCCCCTCGGCGGATGCCAGGCGTCCGTCGCGCTGCCCGAGCCCGCGGCCCTGTACCGGCCGCGGGCCGACCGGGCGGCCGCCGCGCTCACCGGTCGCTCCTCGGAGGTCTTCACGGCGCTGGAGGCGCGCCTGGCGACCCTCGCGGAACGGGAGTTCTTCGAGTCGGCGGCCCGCCTGCGCGATCGGACCGCGCAGCTGGTGGACGCGGTCGCCCGCTCGCACGCGCTGGTCGCCTTCGCGGACGTCCCCGAACTGTCGATCGCGCACCCCGACGGCGCCGGCGGGTGGGAACTGTCGATCGTGCGCCACGGCCGCCTCGCCGCGGCGGGCGTGGCGCCGCGCGGCGTGCCGCCGATGCCCGTCTTCGACCGGCTGCGCGCGGGCGCCGAGTCCGTGTACGCGGCGCACGGCGAGGCGTGCGCCGCGCCCGACGTGCCCGACACCCTCTTCCCCTCCGACACCCTGCACGGCGCCAGCCCCGAGGAGGCCGCGCTCCTGCGCCGCTGGGCACTGCGCCCGGGCACCCGCATCGTCGACGTGCAGGGGATGTGGGGCGAACCGGTGGCGGGCGCCGGGCGCTGGCTCGCGTGGGCCGGGCGGGCCTCCGAGGCGGGCCGCGACGCCCGTGCGGCGGCGGCGCATCCGCGCGGGCCCGCCAGGCAATACAGTGAGGAGGCCACGCACGCCGCGTGA
- a CDS encoding Lrp/AsnC family transcriptional regulator: MITAIVLINADVHRIPETAQAVANIEGVTEVYSCAGDIDLIAKVRVREHDQIAEVVTEKINRIDGVASTSTHIAFREYASADVDAGFDIGN, from the coding sequence GTGATCACCGCGATCGTCCTCATCAACGCCGACGTGCACCGCATCCCCGAGACCGCGCAGGCCGTCGCGAACATCGAGGGCGTCACCGAGGTGTACTCGTGCGCCGGCGACATCGACCTCATCGCGAAGGTGCGCGTGCGCGAGCACGATCAGATCGCCGAGGTGGTCACCGAGAAGATCAACCGGATCGACGGCGTCGCGAGCACCTCCACCCACATCGCCTTCCGCGAGTACGCCTCGGCGGACGTCGACGCGGGCTTCGACATCGGGAACTGA
- a CDS encoding HpcH/HpaI aldolase/citrate lyase family protein: protein MSKRTVSPQIARSWLLVPASHPESFAVAQASEADAVIIDLEDAVAAKDKEQARADTVEWLSTGHRAWVRINDAASEYWSADCAALKQCAGLEGVMLAKSEGSSHLDDTADRLPDGTPILALVETARGMQNVARIASAPSTFRIAFGTGDFKRDTAVGEDPIALAYARSQLVIASRAARLPAPIDGPTLNIAHLPTGTALAKEMGMSGKLCLTPEHAGVINSGLSPSESEVAWAHGFIDAFEKSGGKITDGSDLPRLARAQKIVQQAVDFGIEVEAAEVSHSGY from the coding sequence GTGAGTAAGCGCACAGTCTCCCCGCAGATCGCCCGTTCCTGGCTGCTCGTCCCGGCCTCCCATCCCGAGTCGTTCGCCGTCGCGCAGGCCAGCGAGGCCGACGCCGTGATCATCGACCTCGAGGACGCCGTCGCCGCGAAGGACAAGGAGCAGGCGCGGGCGGACACCGTCGAATGGCTGTCGACCGGCCATCGCGCGTGGGTGCGCATCAACGATGCGGCGAGCGAGTACTGGAGCGCCGACTGCGCCGCGCTCAAGCAGTGCGCCGGGCTCGAGGGCGTGATGCTCGCGAAGTCCGAGGGGTCGAGCCACCTCGACGACACCGCGGACCGGCTGCCCGACGGTACGCCGATCCTCGCGCTCGTCGAGACCGCCCGCGGGATGCAGAACGTCGCGCGGATCGCCTCCGCGCCGTCGACCTTCCGGATCGCCTTCGGCACGGGCGACTTCAAGCGCGACACCGCCGTCGGCGAGGATCCGATCGCCCTGGCCTACGCGCGGTCGCAGCTGGTGATCGCGTCGCGGGCGGCGCGGCTGCCCGCGCCGATCGACGGCCCGACGCTCAACATCGCGCACCTGCCCACCGGCACCGCCCTGGCGAAGGAGATGGGCATGTCCGGGAAGCTGTGCCTCACGCCGGAGCACGCCGGCGTCATCAACAGCGGCCTCAGCCCGAGCGAGTCGGAGGTGGCGTGGGCGCACGGCTTCATCGACGCCTTCGAGAAGTCGGGCGGCAAGATCACCGACGGCTCCGACCTCCCGCGCCTCGCCCGCGCCCAGAAGATCGTGCAGCAGGCCGTCGACTTCGGCATCGAGGTCGAGGCCGCGGAGGTCAGCCACAGCGGCTACTGA
- a CDS encoding aminoacyl-tRNA deacylase produces MSESGLDRMRADAAARGLTVTVRERPAARSLEEAAALMDLPPSQLVKSLVVRRGEGAYLFALVPGDRSIAWPKLRAVVGVNRLAMPPADEALEATGYERGTITPVGARGGWPVYVDERIAGATVALGAGAHGHSAIVDADALIAAYGATVADIAE; encoded by the coding sequence GTGAGCGAGTCGGGTCTGGACCGGATGCGGGCCGACGCCGCCGCCCGCGGCCTGACGGTGACGGTGCGCGAACGCCCGGCGGCGCGGAGCCTCGAGGAGGCGGCCGCGCTCATGGACCTGCCGCCGTCGCAGCTGGTGAAGTCGCTCGTCGTGCGCAGGGGCGAGGGGGCCTACCTGTTCGCGCTCGTCCCCGGCGACCGCTCGATCGCGTGGCCCAAGCTGCGCGCCGTGGTCGGCGTGAACCGGCTCGCGATGCCGCCCGCCGACGAGGCCCTCGAGGCCACGGGGTACGAGCGCGGCACGATCACGCCCGTCGGGGCCCGGGGCGGCTGGCCGGTGTACGTCGACGAGCGGATCGCCGGCGCGACGGTGGCGCTCGGTGCCGGCGCACACGGTCACAGCGCGATCGTGGACGCGGACGCGCTCATCGCGGCGTACGGCGCGACCGTCGCCGACATCGCCGAGTAG
- the trpD gene encoding anthranilate phosphoribosyltransferase: MDWPTVLTELTSQRDLSAEQARWAMSEIMSDGATPSQISAFGVAMKMKGPSPVEVRALADVMLSLTTPVPFDARAVDIVGTGGDRSHSVNISTMSSIVVAAAGVPVLKHGNRAASSKSGGADCLEALGVAIGLSADGVARTTTELGIGFCLASVFHSGLRFAGATRKEIGIPTVFNVLGPLTNPGRPSAGLIGCAFADLAPVVAQAFADRGGQDHVIVVRGDDGLDELTTTSTSTVWRVQEDGVGVESVDPRELGLARVAMEDLRGGDATVNAAIARSFLAGETGPVRDAVLLNSAGAVAAYEGLIAGEPVQDALAAHLPRVAEAVDSGAAAALLDRWIALSQEIAGA, encoded by the coding sequence ATGGATTGGCCGACGGTTCTCACCGAGCTCACCTCTCAGCGCGACCTCAGCGCGGAGCAGGCCCGGTGGGCGATGTCCGAGATCATGAGCGACGGGGCGACCCCGTCGCAGATCTCCGCGTTCGGCGTCGCCATGAAGATGAAGGGCCCGTCGCCGGTCGAGGTGCGCGCGCTGGCCGACGTGATGCTCTCGCTCACGACCCCGGTGCCCTTCGACGCCCGCGCCGTCGACATCGTCGGCACCGGCGGCGACCGCTCGCACTCGGTCAACATCTCCACGATGAGCTCGATCGTCGTGGCCGCGGCCGGCGTCCCCGTGCTCAAGCACGGCAACCGGGCCGCGTCGTCGAAGTCGGGCGGCGCGGACTGCCTGGAGGCGCTCGGCGTGGCGATCGGGCTGAGCGCCGACGGCGTCGCGCGCACCACCACCGAACTGGGCATCGGCTTCTGCCTAGCCTCCGTCTTCCACTCGGGCCTGCGCTTCGCCGGCGCCACCCGCAAGGAGATCGGGATCCCGACCGTCTTCAACGTGCTCGGCCCGCTCACCAACCCGGGGAGGCCCTCCGCCGGGCTCATCGGCTGCGCGTTCGCCGACCTCGCGCCCGTCGTGGCGCAGGCGTTCGCCGACCGCGGCGGCCAGGACCACGTGATCGTCGTCCGCGGCGACGACGGGCTCGACGAGCTGACCACCACGTCGACCTCCACCGTCTGGCGCGTGCAGGAGGACGGGGTGGGCGTCGAGTCCGTCGATCCCCGCGAGCTCGGGCTGGCCCGGGTCGCGATGGAGGACCTGCGGGGCGGCGACGCGACCGTCAACGCCGCGATCGCCCGCTCCTTCCTCGCCGGGGAGACCGGCCCGGTGCGCGACGCCGTGCTCCTCAACTCGGCCGGCGCCGTCGCCGCGTACGAGGGGCTGATCGCGGGGGAGCCCGTGCAGGACGCGCTCGCCGCGCACCTGCCGCGCGTCGCCGAGGCCGTCGACTCGGGCGCCGCGGCCGCGCTGCTCGACCGCTGGATCGCGCTGTCGCAGGAGATCGCGGGCGCGTGA
- the ctaE gene encoding aa3-type cytochrome oxidase subunit III, protein MTSAAPTSATAITQRVHSLNRPNMVSVGTIVWLSSELMFFAGLFAMYFVARAGAGENGWPPADTNISLAAALPPTIVLIASSVTCQLGVFAAEKGDVFKFRIWYLISLIMGAAFIAGQLNEYKTLIGEGLTLSSSVYGSVFYMATGFHGLHVMGGLVAFVFILARSRASKFTPAQATSAIVVSYYWHFVDVVWIGLFAVIYIIR, encoded by the coding sequence GTGACTAGCGCCGCACCGACCTCAGCTACAGCCATCACCCAGCGCGTGCACTCACTCAACCGGCCCAACATGGTCAGCGTCGGGACCATCGTCTGGCTGTCGAGCGAGCTCATGTTCTTCGCCGGTCTCTTCGCCATGTACTTCGTGGCGCGAGCCGGAGCTGGGGAGAACGGATGGCCCCCCGCCGACACGAACATCAGCCTGGCCGCGGCCCTGCCGCCGACCATCGTGCTGATCGCCTCGTCGGTCACCTGCCAGCTGGGCGTCTTCGCCGCGGAGAAGGGCGACGTCTTCAAGTTCCGGATCTGGTACCTGATCTCGCTGATCATGGGCGCCGCGTTCATCGCGGGCCAGCTCAACGAGTACAAGACCCTGATCGGTGAGGGCCTCACGCTCAGCTCCTCGGTCTACGGCTCGGTGTTCTACATGGCCACCGGCTTCCACGGCCTGCACGTGATGGGCGGCCTCGTGGCCTTCGTCTTCATCCTGGCCCGCAGCCGCGCCTCGAAGTTCACGCCCGCCCAGGCGACCTCGGCGATCGTCGTCAGCTACTACTGGCACTTCGTCGACGTGGTGTGGATCGGCCTCTTCGCCGTCATTTACATCATTCGCTAA
- the qcrC gene encoding cytochrome bc1 complex diheme cytochrome c subunit translates to MSSANFEPAEGGEPDGAGRASVASAQKARKQRKLRRKFASAALLVGGLLAAGGVATIASPTPQVAIADDFDAAQVENGKRLYETSCISCHGASLEGVKDRGPSLVGVGDSAVYFQVHSGRMPATVNSSQIVRKPAKFDAKQIDAMGAYIQSIGGGPSIVWEYNPDGSIKRDENGNRVIAQESLRGKNLGAGAELFRLNCASCHNFTGRGGALSGGKFAPPLDPANEQEIYAAMLTGPQNMPKFSDRALSPEEKKNIIGFIKNVGETQSPGGHGLGGFGTASEGMVMWVTGMIAVVGAAMWVGSRN, encoded by the coding sequence ATGAGTTCAGCCAACTTTGAGCCCGCCGAGGGAGGCGAGCCCGACGGTGCCGGGCGCGCGTCCGTCGCCTCGGCACAGAAGGCCCGGAAGCAGCGCAAGCTCCGCCGCAAATTCGCGAGCGCGGCGCTGCTGGTCGGCGGCCTCCTCGCCGCGGGCGGTGTCGCCACGATCGCCAGCCCGACCCCGCAGGTCGCGATCGCCGACGACTTCGACGCCGCGCAGGTGGAGAACGGTAAGCGCCTGTACGAGACCTCGTGCATCAGCTGCCACGGCGCCAGCCTCGAGGGCGTGAAGGACCGCGGTCCCAGCCTCGTCGGTGTCGGCGATTCGGCCGTGTACTTCCAGGTGCACTCGGGCCGCATGCCCGCGACGGTCAACTCGTCGCAGATCGTGCGCAAGCCCGCCAAGTTCGACGCGAAGCAGATCGACGCCATGGGCGCCTACATCCAGTCGATCGGCGGCGGCCCGTCGATCGTCTGGGAGTACAACCCGGACGGCTCGATCAAGCGCGACGAGAACGGCAACCGCGTCATCGCGCAGGAGTCGCTGCGCGGCAAGAACCTCGGCGCCGGCGCCGAGCTCTTCCGCCTCAACTGCGCCTCGTGCCACAACTTCACCGGCCGGGGCGGCGCCCTGTCCGGTGGCAAGTTCGCGCCCCCGCTGGATCCCGCCAACGAGCAGGAGATCTACGCCGCGATGCTGACCGGCCCGCAGAACATGCCCAAGTTCTCGGACCGTGCACTGTCGCCTGAAGAGAAGAAGAACATCATCGGCTTCATCAAGAACGTCGGCGAGACCCAGTCCCCCGGCGGCCACGGCCTCGGCGGTTTCGGTACCGCGTCCGAGGGCATGGTGATGTGGGTGACCGGGATGATCGCCGTCGTCGGCGCCGCGATGTGGGTTGGGAGCAGGAATTGA